One stretch of Daphnia pulicaria isolate SC F1-1A chromosome 8, SC_F0-13Bv2, whole genome shotgun sequence DNA includes these proteins:
- the LOC124311420 gene encoding peptidyl-prolyl cis-trans isomerase-like, translating to MKCTLVALIGLCCFVYTNATFFTVTDQVFFDITVGNEKAGRIVIGLFGQDVPKTVDNFKTLATTGVSGKTYSGSHFHRVIRNFMIQGGDVISGNGLGSISKFGDSFPDENFKAKHGAAGFLSMANSGQDTNGSQFFITLIPTPWLDGKHVVFGKVIEGMEVLMSIGATKTDNGDKPLKRVVIEKSGIVPLASTFQVSDDPHE from the exons ATGAAGTGCACATTAGTAGCATTAATAGGACTTTGCTGTTTTGTGTATACCAAT gCCACATTTTTTACTGTAACAGACCAAGTGTTTTTTGACATCactgttggaaatgaaaaagctGGACGCATTGTGATTGGGCTCTTTGGTCAAGATGTCCCTAAAACAGTTGATAACTTTAAAACTCTTGCCACAACTGGAGTTTCTGGAAAGACATACTCTGGTTCTCATTTTCATAGGGTTATTCGGAACTTTATGATTCAAG GTGGAGATGTCATCTCTGGAAATGGGTTGGGTTCAATCAGCAAATTTGGAGATTCTTTCCCAGATGAAAACTTCAAGGCCAAGCATGGAGCTGCAGGCTTTTTGAGCATGGCCAATTCTG GGCAAGACACAAATGGATCTCAATTCTTTATTACATTGATTCCTACTCCATGGTTGGATGGGAAACATGTTGTCTTTGGAAAG GTTATTGAGGGAATGGAAGTTCTTATGAGCATTGGAGCTACAAAGACTGATAACGGAGACAAACCCCTTAAGCGAGTAGTGATCGAAAAAAGCGGAATTGTGCCTCTGGCCAGTACCTTCCAAGTGTCCGATGACCCACACGAGTAA